A single region of the bacterium BMS3Abin14 genome encodes:
- the glk gene encoding glucokinase produces the protein MLLAGDIGGTKTVLAVFSPETGPREPLFEAVYRSADYVGLETIAADFLEKSGFSVNRASFGVAGPVLRGKASITNLHWNLDEDYLSRRLRIPEVHLINDLEAVAHALPHVVPSDLHALNIGRPAPRSTMAIIAPGTGMGEAFLAWDGAHYRVCPSEGGHSDFAPGTPLEGELLKHLQGKMDHVSLEMVCSGKGIPHIYGFLRDTGFGEEPAWLSDKIQAAEDPTPVIMKTALDDPAISPMCAKTVEMFVSILGSAAGNLALTVMSTRGVFIGGGIPPRIIPALDNGRFMKSFSRKGRMAAFLKKVPVHIILNPRLPLIGAACLGVGGNRESS, from the coding sequence ATGCTCCTTGCCGGCGATATAGGCGGCACGAAAACTGTGCTGGCTGTATTCTCCCCGGAAACGGGACCCAGGGAACCGCTGTTTGAGGCCGTTTACCGAAGCGCGGATTATGTCGGGCTGGAAACGATAGCAGCCGACTTCCTTGAAAAATCCGGTTTCTCAGTCAACCGTGCCAGTTTCGGCGTTGCAGGTCCGGTGCTCAGGGGGAAGGCATCTATAACGAATTTGCACTGGAACCTGGACGAGGATTACCTGAGCAGGCGGCTTCGTATTCCGGAGGTACATCTCATCAACGACCTGGAAGCCGTGGCCCACGCCCTCCCCCATGTGGTGCCGTCGGACCTGCACGCGCTTAACATCGGCAGGCCCGCGCCCCGCAGCACCATGGCAATCATCGCTCCGGGCACCGGCATGGGCGAGGCCTTCCTGGCCTGGGACGGCGCACATTACAGGGTCTGCCCTTCCGAAGGGGGGCACAGCGACTTCGCCCCCGGCACACCTCTCGAAGGCGAGCTGCTGAAACACCTGCAGGGAAAAATGGATCATGTAAGCCTCGAAATGGTCTGCTCGGGAAAGGGTATCCCTCACATTTACGGATTCCTGAGGGACACCGGGTTCGGTGAAGAGCCCGCATGGCTGTCGGATAAAATTCAGGCGGCGGAGGACCCGACTCCGGTCATTATGAAAACGGCTCTCGATGACCCCGCAATCAGTCCGATGTGCGCGAAAACCGTGGAGATGTTCGTTTCCATCCTCGGGTCCGCGGCAGGGAACCTCGCCCTTACGGTCATGTCCACAAGAGGTGTGTTTATCGGTGGCGGAATACCTCCCCGTATCATCCCGGCGCTTGACAACGGCCGTTTCATGAAATCGTTTTCCCGGAAAGGCCGAATGGCGGCCTTTCTGAAAAAGGTCCCGGTTCATATTATCCTTAACCCCAGACTCCCCCTGATCGGGGCGGCCTGCCTCGGCGTGGGGGGAAACCGGGAAAGCTCCTAA
- the merA_3 gene encoding mercuric reductase, translating to MEHYDAIIIGSGQSGNPLAVKLAVSGWNVALVEKEHIGGSCVNVGCSPTKTMVASARAAYVAGRAADYGVSIDGSVGMDMRRVRERKRAIVDSFSGGDQAKLERKGVRIIWGEAGFTGPREIEVALNDGGTERISGDKIFIDTGTRPAIPEIDGLDRCAIHDNATIMELSSVPEHLLVIGGGYIGVEFAGMFRRFGAKVTIVHNCEYLLCREDQDVGEAIQDIFREDGIEIMLNARTSSATQDADGTVHLAVTTPDGEKTITGSHLLISAGRIPNTDMLNLETAGLKVDDRGFIPTNDRLETAVPGIYAMGDVKGGPAFTHISYDDYRVIRDNLFGGGGASITDRMVPYVVFMDPQLGRIGLSEVAAAEAGVEFNVVKMPMAYVARAIEMDETRGFMKALVDPDSGKILGFSCLGMEGGELMAVVQVAMMGGLTYRDLREGIFAHPTLAESLNNLFSLVDQ from the coding sequence ATGGAACATTATGACGCGATAATTATCGGAAGCGGCCAGTCGGGCAACCCCCTGGCCGTAAAGCTGGCAGTCTCTGGATGGAATGTCGCCCTGGTGGAGAAGGAACACATCGGAGGTTCGTGTGTAAACGTGGGATGCTCACCGACCAAGACCATGGTTGCCAGTGCCAGGGCCGCCTATGTGGCGGGCAGGGCCGCCGACTACGGGGTCAGCATCGACGGCAGCGTCGGGATGGATATGAGACGGGTCCGCGAGAGAAAACGGGCCATCGTTGATAGCTTCAGCGGCGGGGACCAGGCCAAACTGGAACGGAAGGGCGTCCGGATAATATGGGGAGAAGCCGGTTTCACTGGGCCCAGGGAGATCGAGGTGGCCTTAAACGACGGCGGGACGGAACGGATCTCCGGGGACAAGATCTTCATAGACACGGGCACACGGCCGGCCATTCCCGAGATCGATGGTCTGGACAGGTGCGCTATTCATGACAACGCGACCATCATGGAACTTTCATCCGTCCCGGAACATTTACTGGTCATCGGTGGTGGGTACATAGGGGTCGAGTTTGCCGGGATGTTCAGGAGGTTCGGGGCAAAGGTCACCATCGTCCACAACTGCGAATACCTTCTGTGCCGGGAGGACCAGGACGTTGGGGAGGCCATACAGGATATTTTTCGCGAGGACGGCATAGAGATCATGCTGAATGCCAGGACCTCCTCAGCCACGCAGGATGCCGACGGCACGGTTCACCTCGCGGTCACGACTCCCGACGGTGAGAAAACCATAACGGGCTCGCACCTGCTCATTTCCGCCGGACGCATCCCCAACACCGACATGCTCAACCTCGAAACCGCTGGATTGAAGGTCGATGACAGGGGCTTTATACCGACGAACGACCGCCTGGAGACCGCGGTTCCCGGGATTTACGCCATGGGGGACGTAAAGGGAGGCCCCGCCTTTACCCACATCTCCTACGACGACTACAGGGTTATCCGGGACAACCTGTTCGGCGGCGGCGGGGCGTCCATAACCGACCGCATGGTACCCTACGTGGTATTCATGGATCCGCAGTTGGGCAGGATAGGGCTGTCGGAAGTTGCAGCCGCAGAGGCAGGCGTGGAGTTCAACGTGGTGAAGATGCCCATGGCCTATGTGGCACGGGCAATCGAAATGGACGAAACGAGGGGCTTCATGAAGGCTCTGGTTGATCCAGACTCCGGCAAGATCCTCGGGTTTTCCTGTCTGGGAATGGAGGGAGGAGAGCTGATGGCCGTGGTCCAGGTGGCCATGATGGGCGGCTTGACATACAGGGATCTGAGAGAGGGGATCTTCGCCCATCCCACCCTCGCCGAATCACTTAACAACCTCTTTTCCCTCGTGGACCAATGA
- a CDS encoding sulfite exporter TauE/SafE → MGHDTLATVLDMVIFTVPGVIIGGQLGSMAADKLPQKTMERTLGVLFILVAAVTLGEVLF, encoded by the coding sequence ATGGGCCATGATACATTGGCCACCGTGCTTGACATGGTGATCTTCACTGTCCCCGGCGTGATAATCGGGGGACAGCTGGGTTCCATGGCGGCCGATAAACTTCCCCAGAAGACCATGGAGAGAACCCTGGGAGTCCTTTTCATCCTGGTGGCGGCCGTCACCTTGGGGGAGGTGTTGTTTTAA
- a CDS encoding sulfite exporter TauE/SafE has product MSLEYWYMFPVSILIATTAMASGVGGATFFSPIFILALRLPPEVAIGIALITEVFGFASGVFAYAKKRLIDYRLGRALRGDDIHRPPGATWSSSSTWAMIHWPPCLTW; this is encoded by the coding sequence ATGAGTCTTGAATACTGGTACATGTTCCCCGTCTCAATCCTGATAGCCACCACGGCCATGGCCTCGGGCGTCGGGGGAGCAACATTTTTCTCCCCCATCTTCATCCTCGCCCTTCGGCTCCCCCCGGAGGTGGCCATCGGCATAGCACTGATAACCGAGGTCTTCGGGTTCGCCAGCGGCGTGTTCGCCTACGCAAAGAAGAGACTCATCGACTATCGGCTGGGAAGGGCTCTTCGTGGGGATGATATCCACCGGCCTCCGGGAGCTACCTGGTCCAGTTCTTCAACATGGGCCATGATACATTGGCCACCGTGCTTGACATGGTGA
- the moaA_1 gene encoding cyclic pyranopterin monophosphate synthase yields MNEFELRASEEQPQGLVATGIDVVQVNVGLMCNQSCAHCHLECSPQRTEVMDWPVMERVLGVAGQAKPRLMDITGGAPELNPHIRRFISALRDGGHRVQVRTNLTAFLEPGLEGLAEAFREMDVQLVASMPCYLEENVCAQRGPGVYGKSLKAIGMLNSIGYGVNPDAQLNLVYNPGGAYLPGDQASLEKGYRRELGEKFGVRFSRLLTIANMPIGRFLGNLKTNRKDEEYLELLRRSFNPGTLDGLMCRYQISVCWDGSLYDCDFNLALGYSMNHGAPDHIDRFDLPAVAGRRIVTGVHCYGCTAGSGSSCGGALTEPGTSSRVQRPASRG; encoded by the coding sequence ATGAATGAGTTTGAACTGCGGGCGTCCGAAGAGCAGCCGCAGGGGCTTGTCGCCACGGGGATAGATGTTGTTCAGGTCAATGTCGGCCTGATGTGCAACCAGTCGTGTGCCCACTGTCATCTGGAATGTTCGCCTCAGCGTACCGAGGTTATGGATTGGCCGGTTATGGAAAGGGTTTTAGGCGTGGCTGGACAGGCAAAGCCCCGGCTTATGGATATTACCGGGGGGGCGCCGGAACTTAATCCCCATATCAGACGCTTTATCTCCGCCCTGAGGGACGGGGGACACAGGGTGCAGGTCCGGACCAACCTGACTGCGTTTTTAGAGCCTGGTCTGGAAGGGCTTGCCGAGGCATTCAGGGAGATGGATGTCCAGCTGGTCGCGTCCATGCCGTGTTACCTCGAGGAAAATGTCTGCGCCCAACGCGGCCCGGGGGTATACGGAAAAAGCCTCAAAGCCATCGGGATGCTCAATTCCATAGGCTACGGTGTTAACCCCGATGCTCAGCTGAACCTGGTATACAATCCAGGCGGCGCTTACCTCCCGGGCGATCAGGCTTCCCTGGAAAAGGGCTACCGCAGGGAGTTGGGCGAAAAATTCGGCGTCCGGTTCAGCCGCCTTCTGACCATTGCAAACATGCCCATCGGCCGTTTTCTGGGGAATCTGAAAACCAACAGGAAGGACGAGGAATATCTGGAGCTTCTACGGAGGTCCTTTAACCCCGGGACGCTGGACGGCCTGATGTGCCGTTACCAGATCAGCGTCTGTTGGGACGGTTCCCTTTACGATTGTGATTTCAACCTCGCCCTCGGGTACTCCATGAACCACGGGGCGCCGGACCACATAGACAGGTTTGACCTCCCCGCAGTTGCCGGAAGGAGGATCGTTACGGGGGTCCACTGCTACGGATGCACCGCAGGCAGCGGGTCATCCTGCGGGGGCGCACTGACGGAACCGGGAACCAGCTCCCGTGTCCAACGTCCAGCGTCCAGAGGATAA
- the ydjZ_2 gene encoding TVP38/TMEM64 family inner membrane protein YdjZ, with amino-acid sequence MTQDEIPKKRSGLWKPALLLGIIVAIVVLSSVFHVGDKLIALRSWIHSLGILGPIVFMAIYAAATVAALPGSALSIVAAVLFGPWIGVIVVIIAATVGASLAFLVSRYFAREAIAGWLSKSEKFQKLDNLTEKHGDIIVAITRLVPIFPFNLLNYGFGLTKVPFRTYVMWSGLCMLPGTILYVVGSAALFEAIAEGRVPWVLIVVVAIILGIITVLARQARKRLRENEAEKTVPEEGNGDDERS; translated from the coding sequence ATGACTCAGGATGAGATCCCCAAAAAAAGGTCGGGTCTCTGGAAACCCGCTTTGCTCCTGGGCATCATCGTTGCCATAGTCGTTCTCTCGTCGGTGTTCCATGTGGGCGACAAGCTCATCGCCCTTCGGAGCTGGATACACTCCCTTGGCATCCTGGGCCCCATCGTTTTCATGGCGATCTATGCGGCCGCAACTGTGGCCGCACTTCCCGGGTCGGCCCTTTCCATAGTCGCCGCCGTTCTCTTCGGCCCGTGGATTGGAGTAATCGTCGTAATTATTGCCGCCACAGTGGGGGCGAGCCTGGCCTTCCTGGTCTCCAGGTACTTCGCCCGGGAGGCCATCGCCGGGTGGCTTTCAAAAAGTGAGAAGTTCCAGAAACTCGATAATCTCACGGAGAAGCACGGCGATATTATCGTCGCTATCACCAGGCTGGTGCCGATCTTCCCGTTCAACCTGCTCAACTACGGTTTTGGACTGACGAAGGTTCCTTTCCGCACCTACGTCATGTGGTCGGGTCTCTGCATGCTCCCGGGCACGATCCTCTACGTCGTGGGATCGGCCGCCCTTTTTGAGGCCATTGCGGAAGGGCGCGTTCCCTGGGTCCTGATCGTCGTTGTGGCCATTATTCTTGGTATTATCACCGTTCTCGCCCGACAGGCCAGAAAGAGGCTGAGGGAGAATGAAGCCGAGAAAACCGTGCCGGAGGAGGGCAATGGCGATGACGAACGAAGTTGA
- the pgi gene encoding glucose-6-phosphate isomerase, whose protein sequence is MNTIQKAMKLGRYTDAVDRTLEKLKDDRISARIWNHDHTVWKPAPSEIANRLGWLACPKNMMGAIPRIEQLVEQVLSAGYTHALLLGMGGSSLAPFVFRRIFGVTAGHLDLSVLDSTDPSAVLDQASRLDPLKTLFIVSTKSGSTAETLSFFRYFFNLTAGVAGPGAGEHFIAITDPGSALERLAQEHDFRHTFLNDPDIGGRYSALSHFGLVPAVLIGMDVHALLNQASRAARDYVSSDSPVAGDNTGDRLGGALGRLALAGVDKCTIVASPAIASFGVWLEQLLAESTGKEGKGILPVEGESMGDVDTYGDDRLFVYLRLDGDDTHDAAMDGVSGAGHPVIRINLKDLYDLGGEFFHWEMATAVAGHVMGINPFDQPNVESAKIQARGMIEEFKREGKLPELTPTLEENGIAVYAGRKWTTLSEAINGFLALAQPGDYAAIQAYIAPTEEFAALLNEFRITIRDRHKIATTVGFGPRFLHSTGQLHKGDGGNGLFIQITSRDAVDVPIPDVTGSDASTVSFGVLKAAQALGDRRALLDAGRRVIRFHLSDDLADGVQTLARNIS, encoded by the coding sequence ATGAATACCATTCAAAAGGCCATGAAGCTGGGACGCTACACCGACGCTGTGGACAGGACGCTGGAAAAGTTGAAGGATGACCGGATATCCGCGAGGATCTGGAACCATGACCATACGGTCTGGAAGCCAGCGCCTTCCGAAATCGCGAACAGGCTCGGCTGGCTCGCCTGCCCGAAAAACATGATGGGGGCGATTCCCCGGATCGAACAGCTTGTCGAGCAGGTGTTGAGCGCAGGTTACACCCATGCCCTTCTTTTGGGGATGGGCGGTTCCAGCCTGGCCCCTTTCGTTTTCAGACGGATTTTCGGTGTGACCGCCGGCCATCTCGACCTGTCGGTATTGGACAGCACCGATCCTTCCGCCGTCCTGGATCAGGCCAGTCGCCTGGACCCCTTAAAAACCCTCTTTATCGTATCCACCAAATCCGGATCCACCGCGGAGACCCTTTCCTTCTTCAGGTACTTTTTCAACCTGACCGCCGGGGTGGCGGGCCCGGGCGCAGGGGAGCACTTCATCGCCATCACCGATCCGGGAAGCGCCCTGGAAAGGCTGGCCCAAGAGCACGATTTTCGTCACACTTTCTTAAACGATCCGGATATCGGCGGAAGATACTCGGCACTTTCCCACTTCGGGCTGGTCCCGGCCGTCCTCATCGGCATGGACGTTCACGCTCTCCTCAATCAGGCATCAAGGGCCGCCAGGGACTATGTATCCTCCGACAGCCCCGTTGCCGGGGACAACACCGGAGACCGCCTGGGCGGGGCCTTGGGCCGCCTTGCCCTGGCGGGGGTCGATAAGTGCACCATTGTGGCGTCCCCGGCGATCGCATCCTTCGGGGTATGGCTGGAACAGCTTCTGGCTGAGAGTACGGGCAAGGAGGGCAAGGGTATTCTTCCTGTGGAAGGCGAGAGCATGGGCGATGTGGATACCTATGGGGATGACCGACTTTTCGTCTACCTGAGACTTGACGGCGACGACACCCATGACGCGGCCATGGACGGGGTGTCCGGTGCAGGACATCCGGTGATTCGCATCAACCTCAAGGATCTGTATGACCTGGGCGGGGAGTTCTTCCATTGGGAGATGGCCACCGCCGTGGCCGGGCACGTCATGGGGATCAATCCGTTCGATCAGCCCAATGTCGAGTCCGCCAAGATACAGGCACGGGGAATGATCGAAGAGTTCAAAAGGGAGGGGAAACTTCCGGAACTCACGCCCACACTGGAGGAAAACGGTATTGCGGTCTATGCCGGCCGAAAGTGGACCACCTTGTCCGAGGCGATCAATGGATTTCTGGCCCTGGCACAGCCCGGCGACTATGCGGCCATCCAGGCGTACATTGCACCCACAGAGGAGTTTGCCGCACTCCTGAATGAATTTCGCATCACGATCCGTGACCGGCACAAGATCGCCACCACCGTCGGGTTCGGTCCCCGGTTTCTGCATTCAACCGGCCAACTGCACAAGGGGGACGGGGGCAACGGCCTGTTCATCCAGATAACATCCAGGGATGCTGTGGATGTCCCCATCCCCGATGTGACGGGATCGGATGCATCAACCGTGTCCTTCGGTGTACTGAAAGCCGCCCAGGCCCTGGGTGACCGCCGGGCGCTGCTGGACGCCGGCCGAAGGGTCATCAGGTTTCATCTATCGGACGATTTGGCCGACGGGGTCCAGACCCTGGCCCGAAACATCAGTTGA